One genomic region from Nymphaea colorata isolate Beijing-Zhang1983 chromosome 10, ASM883128v2, whole genome shotgun sequence encodes:
- the LOC116263349 gene encoding geraniol 8-hydroxylase-like, which yields MAELSTDLILWLCILLPSLYIFNLIRFRKTSKLPPGPVGFPVVGSLFELGSMPNESLARLSQLHGPLMALQLGFITTVVVSSAEMAEQVLHKHDQAFAGRTVGDAVKVLDYHHHSLVFSQNGERWRELRRICNTELFTPKRLDTLTGFREQKVQALLRHVHTACAAGRLVNIAECAFGTALNLVANTIFSQDVVDLESESTGEVKSIVWELLVLGAKPNLSDFFPALRWVDPQGLRRRTRTLLKRLYGVFDQLIDKRMESDAAANGGKKKKYGDFLEVLLELTRKPSSGFTRENIRPLLTDLFIAGSDTPSATIEWAMTELLRHPGKMSAVQLELERAIGTKRPVKESDIERLPYLQALVKETLRLHPPVPLLIPHRADVTTEVAGFTIPKNTQVLVNTWAISRDPACWENATSFLPERFLNSDINFKGKDFHFIPFGSGRRICPGMPLGVRMVHLVLASLLHSFSWKLPDGMAPEQLDVGTKFGISLQKAIPLKAFPCPRSLDGVE from the exons ATGGCTGAGCTAAGCACCGATCTGATTTTGTGGCTCTGTATTCTCCTGCCATCCCTGTATATTTTCAATCTGATCCGTTTCCGGAAAACCAGTAAGCTCCCACCGGGTCCGGTAGGTTTTCCGGTGGTCGGGTCCCTTTTCGAACTCGGCAGCATGCCCAATGAGTCTCTCGCTAGACTCTCTCAGCTGCATGGTCCGCTCATGGCGCTGCAGCTCGGATTCATCACCACCGTGGTGGTCTCGTCGGCTGAGATGGCCGAACAGGTGCTCCATAAGCACGACCAGGCGTTTGCGGGCCGAACCGTCGGAGACGCCGTCAAGGTGTTGGACTACCACCACCACTCGCTGGTGTTTAGTCAGAACGGAGAAAGATGGAGAGAGTTGAGAAGGATCTGCAACACCGAGCTGTTCACGCCCAAGAGACTGGACACGTTAACAGGCTTCCGGGAGCAAAAAGTTCAAGCCCTTCTCCGGCATGTTCACACGGCATGTGCAGCCGGACGTCTGGTCAATATTGCCGAGTGCGCCTTCGGAACAGCCTTAAACTTGGTGGCCAACACCATCTTTTCACAGGACGTGGTGGATCTGGAGTCGGAGTCGACCGGAGAGGTCAAGAGCATTGTGTGGGAGCTTTTAGTACTCGGCGCAAAGCCAAACCTTTCCGACTTCTTCCCGGCGCTCCGGTGGGTCGATCCTCAAGGTCTGCGGCGTCGAACTAGAACTCTTTTAAAGCGGTTGTATGGTGTGTTTGACCAATTGATCGACAAGCGCATGGAGTCGGATGCAGCTGCAAAcggagggaagaagaagaagtatgGTGATTTCTTGGAAGTGCTTCTTGAACTCACCAGGAAGCCAAGCTCAGGGTTCACCAGGGAGAATATCAGGCCTCTCTTAACG GACTTGTTCATTGCTGGAAGCGACACACCTTCTGCCACCATAGAATGGGCCATGACCGAACTGCTTCGACACCCAGGCAAGATGTCCGCAGTTCAGCTCGAGCTGGAACGGGCCATCGGCACAAAACGTCCCGTGAAGGAGTCTGATATCGAGCGGCTCCCTTACCTACAAGCACTGGTGAAGGAGACCCTGCGGCTGCACCCGCCGGTTCCTCTTCTCATCCCACATAGAGCAGATGTAACTACAGAGGTAGCAGGCTTCACCATCCCTAAGAACACTCAAGTTCTTGTCAATACGTGGGCCATCAGCCGTGACCCCGCCTGCTGGGAAAATGCAACATCCTTCTTACCAGAGAGATTTCTAAATTCTGATATAAATTTCAAAGGAAAGGATTTCCATTTCATCCCTTTCGGCAGCGGAAGGAGGATCTGCCCCGGCATGCCCTTAGGGGTCCGCATGGTTCATCTGGTGTTGGCTTCTCtgcttcattcattttcatggaagCTCCCTGACGGAATGGCTCCCGAGCAACTTGATGTGGGAACCAAGTTTGGCATATCATTGCAGAAAGCTATACCTCTCAAAGCGTTCCCTTGTCCACGGTCGCTAGATGGCGTGGAATAA